One window of the Candidatus Syntrophosphaera sp. genome contains the following:
- a CDS encoding lysine 2,3-aminomutase translates to MKHAYPRIEFFHPGNLEQIAQLEKFPRPYISKMKRVMQVFPFKTNNYVVNELIDWDNALDDPIFRLNFPHPDMMLPKHHRELIAVRNAGPEEQKEVVNSIRMSLNPNPAGQKDNVPLLGNERVKGIQHKYAETVLVFPSEGQTCHAYCTFCFRWPQFIGINDLKFATDEARRYQEYISQHREITDILLTGGDPMVMSAELLRLYIEPWLEKDFEHIQAIRIGSKSLAYWPLRYISDPDSGDILRLFEQVVKAGKHLAFQAHISHPAELNTPYARKAIKSIQSTGAIIRSQSPIMNHINNDAGTWHEMLNLQYRLGIVPYYMLMARNTGAHHYFAVPLARAYSIFNEVIRNVSGLCKTLRGPSMSTRQGKVKIDGVTRISGQKVFILSYLESRNPEWVNRPFFARYSENATWLDELQPAFDEHNFYFEHKPQQIKYPLKT, encoded by the coding sequence ATGAAACACGCCTACCCCAGGATCGAGTTCTTTCATCCGGGAAATCTGGAGCAGATAGCCCAGCTGGAAAAGTTTCCGCGCCCCTATATCAGCAAGATGAAGCGGGTGATGCAGGTTTTTCCCTTCAAGACCAACAATTATGTAGTCAATGAACTCATAGACTGGGACAACGCGCTCGACGATCCCATCTTCCGCCTCAATTTTCCCCATCCGGACATGATGTTACCCAAACACCACCGGGAGTTGATTGCCGTCCGGAACGCCGGTCCCGAAGAGCAAAAGGAGGTGGTGAATTCCATCCGGATGTCCCTGAATCCCAATCCGGCGGGGCAAAAGGACAACGTGCCCCTGCTGGGGAATGAGAGAGTGAAAGGCATCCAGCATAAATATGCCGAAACGGTGCTGGTCTTTCCCTCCGAAGGGCAAACCTGCCACGCCTACTGCACTTTCTGCTTCCGCTGGCCGCAATTCATCGGGATCAACGACCTCAAATTCGCCACCGACGAAGCCCGCCGCTATCAGGAATACATCAGCCAGCACAGGGAGATCACGGACATCCTGCTCACCGGCGGGGACCCCATGGTGATGAGCGCGGAGTTGTTGCGCTTGTACATTGAACCCTGGCTGGAAAAGGATTTTGAGCATATCCAGGCCATCCGGATCGGAAGCAAGTCACTGGCCTACTGGCCTTTGCGCTACATTTCCGACCCCGACAGCGGGGATATCCTGCGGCTCTTTGAACAAGTGGTCAAAGCTGGCAAACACCTCGCCTTCCAGGCCCATATCAGCCATCCCGCCGAACTGAATACTCCTTACGCCCGCAAGGCTATCAAAAGCATCCAGTCAACCGGGGCCATCATCCGCAGCCAGTCCCCGATCATGAACCACATCAACAATGATGCGGGGACCTGGCACGAAATGCTCAACCTCCAATACCGCCTCGGGATCGTGCCCTATTACATGTTAATGGCCCGCAACACCGGAGCGCATCACTATTTCGCCGTACCCCTGGCCCGGGCCTATTCCATCTTCAACGAGGTGATCCGCAACGTTTCCGGGCTCTGCAAGACCCTGCGCGGACCCTCCATGTCCACCCGCCAGGGAAAGGTCAAAATCGACGGAGTGACGAGGATCTCCGGGCAAAAGGTGTTCATTCTCTCCTATCTGGAATCGCGCAATCCGGAATGGGTGAACCGGCCCTTCTT